A portion of the Sulfuriferula sp. AH1 genome contains these proteins:
- a CDS encoding NAD(P)H-dependent oxidoreductase subunit E — protein sequence MTNPQTQFEQQIHAIAARYRNDPDYVLQMLREVQEQQGWISPQAIDCLQHELQLPRTRIESVAGFYSFLYTEPHGQYRVLFSNNITDQMLGSLTLLQRMTGHFGIAPGQVSADGLIYVDTTSCTGLSDQGPALLVNNFAITRLTAARIDQMCELIRQRQPLENWPQEWFHTADNIRRSDILLQHRFAPGAALHAAIASGRDQLLEQIKRANLRGRGGAGFKTGLKWEICHDAPGQAHYVVCNADEGEPGTFKDRVLLNGYADQVFEGMTLCAYVIGAQRGLLYLRGEYRYLLPQLQSVLARRREQGLLGKSILGHTGFDFDIEIHVGAGAYICGEESALIESLEGKRATPRNRPPFPVTHGYLDQPTVVNNVETFAVCCLIALHGGDWHAAIGTRESAGTKLISVSGDCARPGIYEYPFGVTVAQILADCGASDVQAVQISGAAGVCVAPGEFERRIAFEDIPTAGAFMVFNRERDMFEVARNFVHFFAHESCGFCTPCRVGTSLLANLMDKLQRGHGSSYDFAEIEKLNLDLRALSHCGLGHSACNPVLDTIAKFRPAYDARMLHQDFLPAFSLDSALAAARQLTHRDDAAAHLEDEDV from the coding sequence ATGACCAACCCGCAGACGCAATTCGAGCAACAGATACACGCGATTGCCGCCCGATACCGAAACGATCCGGACTATGTGCTGCAGATGCTGCGCGAGGTGCAGGAACAGCAAGGCTGGATCTCGCCGCAAGCCATCGACTGCCTGCAACATGAATTGCAACTGCCGCGCACCAGGATAGAGTCGGTCGCCGGTTTCTACAGTTTTCTCTACACCGAACCGCACGGCCAGTATCGCGTCCTGTTCAGCAACAACATCACCGACCAGATGCTGGGCAGCCTGACCTTGCTGCAGCGCATGACCGGGCACTTCGGTATCGCGCCGGGCCAGGTCTCTGCCGACGGGCTGATTTATGTCGACACCACTTCGTGCACCGGTCTTTCCGATCAGGGCCCTGCGCTGCTGGTCAACAACTTCGCGATCACCCGGTTGACCGCCGCGCGCATCGACCAGATGTGCGAGCTGATCCGGCAACGCCAGCCGCTGGAGAACTGGCCACAGGAATGGTTTCACACTGCTGACAACATCCGCCGCAGCGACATTCTGCTGCAACACCGCTTTGCGCCCGGTGCCGCACTCCACGCTGCCATCGCCAGTGGCCGCGACCAGTTGCTGGAGCAGATCAAGCGCGCCAATCTGCGCGGTCGCGGCGGCGCAGGTTTCAAAACCGGGCTCAAATGGGAAATATGCCACGATGCGCCGGGTCAGGCACACTACGTGGTATGCAACGCTGACGAAGGCGAGCCCGGCACCTTCAAGGACCGCGTGCTGCTCAACGGCTACGCCGATCAGGTATTCGAGGGCATGACCCTGTGCGCCTACGTTATCGGCGCGCAGCGCGGCTTGCTCTACCTGCGCGGCGAGTACCGCTATCTGCTGCCGCAGCTGCAATCCGTGCTGGCAAGACGACGCGAACAAGGCTTGCTCGGCAAGAGCATACTCGGTCATACCGGCTTCGATTTCGATATCGAAATTCACGTCGGCGCCGGCGCCTATATCTGCGGCGAGGAATCGGCATTGATCGAATCGCTGGAAGGCAAGCGCGCCACGCCGCGCAACCGCCCGCCGTTCCCGGTCACCCACGGCTATCTCGACCAGCCCACCGTGGTCAACAATGTGGAAACCTTCGCCGTCTGCTGCCTGATCGCACTGCACGGCGGCGACTGGCATGCCGCCATCGGCACCCGTGAATCCGCCGGCACCAAGCTTATCAGTGTGAGTGGCGACTGCGCCCGCCCCGGCATTTACGAATACCCGTTCGGCGTCACGGTCGCGCAGATACTCGCCGACTGTGGCGCCAGCGACGTGCAGGCGGTGCAGATCAGCGGCGCTGCCGGGGTCTGTGTCGCACCCGGGGAATTCGAGCGCAGGATCGCTTTCGAGGACATTCCCACTGCAGGCGCATTCATGGTGTTCAACCGCGAGCGCGACATGTTCGAAGTGGCGCGCAATTTCGTGCATTTCTTCGCTCACGAGAGCTGCGGCTTCTGCACCCCGTGCCGGGTCGGCACCTCGCTGCTGGCCAATCTGATGGACAAGCTGCAACGCGGTCACGGTTCGTCCTATGACTTTGCCGAAATCGAAAAGCTCAATCTCGACTTGCGCGCGCTGAGCCACTGCGGCCTCGGCCATTCGGCATGCAACCCGGTGCTCGACACCATCGCCAAATTCCGCCCGGCCTACGATGCGCGCATGCTGCATCAGGATTTTTTGCCAGCCTTCAGCCTCGACAGCGCACTGGCAGCGGCCCGCCAGCTGACCCATAGAGACGATGCCGCCGCACATCTGGAGGATGAAGATGTCTGA
- a CDS encoding 2Fe-2S iron-sulfur cluster-binding protein: MSEHSFTLDGHSVPFTPGQTLIQAATAAGHYIPYLCYHPELKPHGSCKVCSVKVNGRTIASCTTLAQDGMSVKSATPEIEAERLALVQMLFVEGNHFCPSCEKSGDCRLQATAYDLNMLSQHYEQFFPTRPIDASHPDYLLDFNRCILCSLCVRASRDVDGKNVFDLSGRGIHTRLIVNAKSGLLADTDFSGADMAAHVCPVGAILPKRQGFKVPIGQRTYDLEPISAITPQRKED, from the coding sequence ATGTCTGAACACAGTTTTACGCTGGACGGCCACAGCGTGCCCTTCACCCCCGGCCAGACCCTGATCCAAGCCGCAACCGCTGCCGGGCATTACATTCCCTATCTGTGCTATCACCCGGAGCTGAAGCCGCACGGCTCATGCAAGGTGTGTTCGGTCAAGGTCAACGGCCGCACCATCGCCTCCTGCACTACGCTGGCGCAGGACGGCATGAGCGTGAAAAGCGCCACGCCGGAGATCGAAGCGGAACGACTCGCGCTGGTACAGATGCTGTTCGTCGAGGGCAACCACTTCTGCCCGTCGTGCGAGAAGAGCGGCGACTGCCGGCTGCAGGCCACGGCATACGACCTCAACATGCTGTCGCAGCACTACGAACAATTCTTCCCCACCCGCCCCATCGATGCGTCGCACCCCGATTACCTGCTGGATTTCAACCGCTGCATCCTGTGTTCGCTGTGCGTGCGCGCCAGCCGTGATGTGGATGGCAAAAACGTGTTCGACCTGTCCGGTCGCGGCATCCACACCCGACTCATCGTCAATGCAAAATCGGGGCTGCTGGCCGATACCGACTTTTCCGGCGCGGATATGGCAGCGCACGTCTGCCCGGTGGGCGCGATCCTGCCCAAGCGCCAGGGATTCAAGGTGCCCATCGGCCAGCGCACCTACGACCTCGAGCCGATCAGCGCAATAACGCCGCAGCGCAAGGAGGATTGA
- a CDS encoding NADP oxidoreductase, whose translation MSAAITPRLRIATTSLAGCFGCHMSFLDIDERFLQLIEHVDFDRSPLTDIKHCGVCDIGLIEGGVCNAENVHVLREFRAQCTILIAVGACAINGGLPAQRNHIPLQDLFNEVYLQRRNLAGGIIPDDPELPLLLDKVYPLHEVVKIDYSIPGCPPSADAIWQVLSDVLAGREPSLDYALIHYD comes from the coding sequence ATGAGCGCCGCAATCACACCCAGGCTACGCATTGCCACCACCTCGCTAGCCGGCTGCTTCGGCTGCCACATGTCGTTTCTGGATATCGACGAGCGCTTTCTGCAGCTGATCGAGCATGTCGATTTCGACCGCTCGCCGCTGACCGACATCAAGCATTGCGGCGTGTGCGACATCGGTCTGATCGAGGGCGGCGTGTGCAATGCCGAGAACGTGCATGTGTTGCGCGAATTCCGCGCGCAGTGCACCATCCTGATAGCCGTCGGCGCCTGCGCGATCAACGGCGGCCTGCCCGCCCAGCGCAATCATATCCCGCTGCAGGACTTGTTCAACGAGGTCTATCTGCAACGCCGCAATCTGGCTGGCGGCATCATCCCGGATGACCCCGAGCTGCCGTTATTGCTCGACAAGGTCTATCCGCTGCATGAAGTGGTGAAGATCGATTATTCCATTCCAGGCTGTCCGCCTTCCGCCGATGCCATCTGGCAGGTGCTGAGCGATGTGCTGGCCGGGCGCGAACCCAGCCTGGATTACGCGCTGATCCATTATGATTGA
- a CDS encoding Ni/Fe hydrogenase subunit alpha, whose translation MNLETAAQPEKLRRIAIDPLSRVEGHGKVTILLDDANQVQQVRLHIVEFRGFEKFVQGRPYWEVPLMVQRLCGICPVSHNLAASKALDSIVGASQITPTAEKIRRLMHYGQILQSHALHLYFLSSPDLLFGFDSEVSRRNIIGVAQHYPDAAQRGILLRKFGQEIIRITTGKRIHGTGAVPGGVNKLVSKAERETLLENMDQIMEWGRDSVHMVQALHQQHPEFYDSFGAFPSSMMSLTNDAGALDLYHGSLRVRDAGGGILFDGVDYRDYETLIEEEVKPWTYMKFPYLKSLGNQHGWYRVGPLSRVQNCDFIPTPLAELARREFVDYSIGPSHAPLAYHWARMIELLHAAETIRDLLNDPDILSGEMRVQGEHRHEGIGVIEAPRGTLIHHYQVDDNDLVAMCNLIVSTTHNNQAMNEAIRTVARQYLDGHDITEGLLNHIEVAIRAFDPCLSCATHALGKMPLLVELLDAGGTVVTQATRNF comes from the coding sequence ATGAATCTTGAAACTGCCGCCCAGCCGGAAAAATTGCGCCGCATCGCCATCGACCCGCTGTCACGGGTGGAGGGCCACGGCAAGGTCACCATCCTGCTCGATGACGCCAATCAGGTACAGCAGGTACGCCTGCACATCGTCGAGTTCCGCGGCTTCGAAAAATTCGTGCAGGGCCGTCCCTACTGGGAAGTGCCGCTGATGGTGCAGCGGCTGTGCGGCATCTGCCCGGTCAGCCACAATCTGGCGGCATCCAAGGCGCTCGACAGCATCGTCGGCGCCAGCCAGATCACCCCGACCGCCGAGAAAATCCGCCGCCTGATGCATTACGGACAGATACTGCAATCGCATGCATTGCACCTGTATTTTCTCAGCTCGCCCGACTTGCTGTTCGGCTTCGACAGCGAGGTCAGCCGCCGCAACATCATCGGTGTCGCCCAGCATTATCCGGATGCGGCACAACGCGGCATCCTGCTGCGCAAATTCGGCCAGGAAATCATCCGCATCACTACCGGCAAGCGCATCCACGGCACCGGCGCGGTTCCCGGCGGGGTCAACAAGCTGGTAAGCAAGGCCGAACGCGAAACGCTGCTGGAGAATATGGACCAGATCATGGAATGGGGCCGCGATTCGGTGCACATGGTGCAGGCGCTGCACCAGCAGCACCCTGAGTTCTACGACAGTTTCGGCGCCTTCCCTTCGAGCATGATGTCCTTGACGAATGATGCCGGTGCGCTCGACCTGTATCACGGCAGCCTGCGCGTGCGCGATGCAGGCGGCGGCATCCTGTTCGACGGCGTGGATTACCGGGATTACGAAACCCTGATCGAGGAAGAGGTCAAACCGTGGACCTACATGAAATTCCCCTATCTGAAGTCGTTAGGCAACCAGCACGGCTGGTATCGCGTCGGCCCGCTATCGCGGGTGCAGAACTGCGATTTCATCCCAACGCCGCTGGCAGAACTGGCACGGCGCGAGTTCGTCGATTACTCGATCGGTCCCAGCCACGCGCCGCTCGCCTACCATTGGGCGCGCATGATCGAATTGCTGCACGCAGCGGAAACCATCCGCGACCTGCTCAACGACCCGGACATCCTCAGCGGCGAAATGCGGGTGCAGGGCGAGCACCGGCACGAAGGCATCGGCGTCATCGAAGCGCCGCGCGGCACGCTGATCCATCATTATCAGGTGGATGACAACGACCTGGTGGCGATGTGCAATCTTATCGTCTCCACCACCCATAACAATCAGGCGATGAATGAAGCCATCCGCACCGTGGCGCGCCAGTATCTGGACGGCCACGACATTACCGAGGGGCTGCTCAACCATATCGAGGTGGCGATTCGCGCCTTCGACCCCTGCCTGTCGTGCGCCACCCATGCGCTGGGCAAGATGCCGCTGCTGGTGGAGCTGCTCGATGCCGGTGGCACTGTCGTCACTCAGGCCACACGCAATTTCTAA
- a CDS encoding hydrogenase maturation protease, giving the protein MNIPTLPAPTLIIGYGNPSRGDDALGPGLLEEIARLLPQHPEWGAIELLTDFQLQIEFVLDLAGRQRIVFVDAAASGAGPFAFTPLAASRENTAATHALTPDALLTVFCNHYGCAPPLSFLLAIRGHDFELGAPLSDAARHNLQAARDMLGRWLTQTSPTLSQAAYA; this is encoded by the coding sequence ATGAACATCCCGACCCTGCCCGCCCCCACCCTGATTATCGGCTACGGCAACCCCAGCCGCGGCGACGATGCGCTGGGACCGGGTTTGCTGGAAGAAATCGCACGCCTGCTGCCGCAGCATCCGGAATGGGGCGCTATCGAACTGCTGACCGATTTCCAGTTGCAAATCGAATTCGTACTCGACCTCGCCGGACGCCAGCGCATCGTTTTCGTCGATGCCGCGGCCAGCGGCGCCGGACCCTTCGCGTTTACGCCGCTGGCCGCCAGCCGTGAAAACACTGCGGCGACCCATGCGCTGACGCCGGATGCCTTGCTGACGGTATTCTGCAATCATTATGGCTGTGCGCCGCCGCTCAGCTTCCTGCTGGCGATCAGGGGCCACGATTTCGAGCTGGGCGCGCCGCTGTCAGATGCCGCCCGGCATAATCTGCAGGCCGCGCGCGACATGCTCGGCCGCTGGCTGACGCAGACCAGCCCGACGCTGAGTCAGGCTGCGTATGCATGA
- the hypA gene encoding hydrogenase maturation nickel metallochaperone HypA encodes MHEMALAESMLQIVEDTATTQGFSQVRVIWVEVGSMAGVEVSALQFCFEAVARNTIAQNARLEIIAIAGTGYCSNCQRSSPVQDLLDACPACGAYTMQITGGTELRIKELDVI; translated from the coding sequence ATGCATGAAATGGCGCTGGCAGAGAGCATGCTGCAAATTGTGGAAGATACCGCAACGACACAGGGCTTTAGTCAGGTGCGGGTAATCTGGGTCGAAGTGGGCAGCATGGCCGGAGTGGAGGTGTCAGCACTGCAATTCTGCTTTGAAGCCGTGGCACGCAACACCATTGCACAAAATGCGCGACTGGAAATCATCGCTATTGCGGGTACTGGCTATTGCAGCAACTGCCAGCGCAGCAGCCCGGTACAGGACTTGCTGGATGCGTGTCCGGCCTGCGGCGCTTACACCATGCAGATTACCGGCGGCACCGAGCTGCGGATAAAGGAACTGGATGTCATTTAG
- the hypB gene encoding hydrogenase nickel incorporation protein HypB has translation MCTTCGCSSGELRIEGDTGWRKVTAGTRQISAIRHKSLPQPAASADLHFGLGPAHAHAPGLSQRRMVQIEQDILSKNNQYAAANRRYLAEHGILALNLLSSPGSGKTTLLTATIAAMQARWQFAVIEGDQQTSNDAERIRATGVPAIQINTGKGCHLDALMIREAITRLAPQDGSMLMIENVGNLVCPAGFDLGETHKIVVLSVTEGEDKPLKYPDMFRAAGLLLLNKVDLLPYLHFDVAMCIANARRINPDIVVFQVSAATGEGMAAWGDWLAAAHAAATRSPC, from the coding sequence ATGTGCACCACCTGCGGCTGCAGTAGCGGCGAACTCCGTATCGAAGGCGACACCGGCTGGCGCAAGGTAACGGCCGGCACGCGGCAAATCAGTGCAATACGGCATAAATCCTTGCCGCAGCCGGCCGCATCGGCCGATCTGCATTTCGGCCTGGGACCGGCGCACGCGCACGCTCCCGGGCTGAGTCAGAGACGCATGGTGCAGATCGAGCAGGACATTTTATCCAAGAACAACCAGTACGCTGCCGCCAACCGGCGCTATCTGGCCGAACACGGCATCCTCGCGCTGAATCTGCTGTCCAGCCCCGGTTCCGGCAAAACCACCCTGCTCACCGCAACCATCGCTGCGATGCAGGCGCGCTGGCAGTTCGCCGTGATCGAAGGCGACCAGCAGACCAGCAACGATGCCGAGCGTATCCGTGCCACCGGCGTACCGGCAATCCAGATCAACACCGGCAAGGGCTGCCATCTCGATGCATTGATGATACGCGAAGCCATAACCCGGCTTGCGCCGCAGGACGGCAGCATGCTGATGATAGAAAATGTCGGTAATCTGGTGTGCCCGGCGGGCTTTGATCTGGGGGAGACGCACAAGATCGTCGTGCTGTCGGTGACGGAAGGCGAGGACAAGCCGCTGAAGTACCCGGACATGTTTCGCGCCGCCGGACTGTTGCTGCTGAACAAGGTGGATCTGTTGCCCTACCTGCATTTCGACGTGGCAATGTGCATCGCCAATGCGCGCCGCATCAATCCGGATATTGTCGTATTCCAGGTTTCAGCTGCGACAGGGGAAGGCATGGCAGCCTGGGGCGACTGGCTGGCAGCTGCTCACGCCGCCGCTACCCGTTCGCCCTGCTGA
- a CDS encoding efflux RND transporter permease subunit yields MSTAASVSMRKFTDLFVERPVLASVISLVILVLGLRSIGLLPVLQFPYTQNAVVTISTAYPGADANLVASFITTPLENAVAQANGIDYMTSSSIQGVSTITANLRLNYDPDKALTEINTKVNAVLNQMPPQAQKPVLSVAIGQTIDAMYIGFYSDVLKPNQVTDYLVRSVQPKLQAIEGVQTAELLGAKNFALRAWLDPQKLAAVGLTAADVYNVLAANNFLSSSGQSKGQMVQINLNASTALHSVDAFKDMIIKQQGNSVVRLSDVANVTLGADDYESSVAFDGKKAVYVGIQVAPGANLLDVVARVHKAMPEVEAQLPRGLNSKIVYDSTKFVNSSIDEVVKTLVEAILIVTVVVFVFLGSLRSVLIPIIAIPLSLIGTFTVMLALGYSINLLTLLALVLAIGLVVDDAIIVVENVSRHLEEGMTPFDASIKAARELANPIIAMTIVLIAVYVPIGFMSGLTGALFTEFAFTLVGTVTLSAVIALTLSPMMSSRLLKAPRKEGGNWQDHLVIWLDKRFERLHVWYERRLHGVLNHVSVIAVFAVLVLGGIYFLYSTSMSELAPQEDQGVLIAASFSAPDATLKQREAYGDQVHDVFKGHPETDHIFQLNMPTQVITGMVLKPWNERIKTAGELQPEVQKQLAQIAGSQNALFQPPPLPGARGLPIQFVITTTEPFSKLFEVSQKFLQDAQKTGEFIFLQSDLRIDLPQTTVVIDRNMAAQIGLSMQDIGSALSAMLGGGYVNYFELGGRSYKVIPQVEQRHRLNAEQLKQYYLRTASGQMVPLSTVAHLETATQPETINHFQQQNMATIQGVAFPTISQGQALQRLQTLAKDTLPSGYNFDYAGASRQFMQESGGLVLTFFFAIVIIFLALAAQFESFRDPVIILVSVPMSIAGALIFINLGIGHATLNIYTEVGLVTLIGLVSKHGILIVEFANNLQRMGASKREAIEKAAGLRLRPILMTTAAMVLGVMPLITASGAGAVSRFNMGLVIASGLSIGTLFTLFVVPGVYMLLAADHSHEARALAQREGNA; encoded by the coding sequence ATGAGCACAGCTGCCAGCGTCTCGATGCGCAAATTCACTGATCTCTTCGTAGAACGTCCGGTGCTGGCATCGGTCATCAGTCTGGTGATTCTGGTGCTGGGATTACGCTCCATCGGGCTGTTGCCGGTGCTGCAATTCCCTTATACGCAGAATGCGGTGGTGACGATCAGCACCGCCTATCCGGGCGCCGATGCCAATCTGGTGGCGAGCTTCATTACCACGCCGCTGGAGAATGCCGTCGCGCAGGCTAACGGCATCGATTACATGACTTCCAGCAGCATCCAGGGGGTGAGCACGATCACCGCCAACCTGCGTCTGAATTACGATCCGGACAAGGCGCTGACCGAAATCAACACCAAAGTGAATGCGGTGCTCAACCAGATGCCGCCGCAAGCGCAAAAGCCGGTATTGTCGGTGGCTATCGGCCAGACCATCGACGCGATGTACATCGGTTTTTACAGCGACGTGCTCAAGCCTAATCAGGTTACCGATTATCTGGTGCGCTCGGTACAGCCAAAATTGCAGGCGATCGAAGGCGTACAGACTGCCGAATTGCTGGGGGCGAAGAACTTCGCGTTGCGCGCCTGGCTCGATCCGCAGAAACTCGCTGCGGTCGGACTGACTGCCGCCGATGTCTATAATGTGCTGGCAGCGAATAACTTCCTGTCGTCCAGCGGCCAGTCCAAGGGCCAGATGGTGCAGATCAATCTGAATGCGTCCACCGCGCTGCATTCGGTCGATGCCTTCAAGGACATGATCATCAAGCAGCAAGGCAATTCGGTGGTGCGCTTGTCCGATGTGGCGAACGTGACCCTGGGTGCCGACGATTATGAATCCAGCGTGGCTTTCGATGGCAAAAAGGCCGTGTATGTCGGTATTCAGGTCGCGCCTGGCGCGAATCTGCTGGATGTGGTCGCCCGCGTGCACAAAGCCATGCCGGAAGTCGAAGCGCAATTGCCGCGCGGCTTGAACAGCAAGATCGTTTACGATTCCACCAAGTTCGTTAATTCTTCCATCGACGAGGTGGTTAAGACCCTGGTTGAAGCCATCCTCATTGTGACCGTGGTGGTGTTCGTATTCCTGGGCTCGCTGCGTTCCGTGCTGATCCCCATCATCGCGATTCCGCTGTCGCTGATCGGTACCTTTACGGTGATGCTGGCGCTCGGCTACTCCATTAACCTGCTTACCTTGCTGGCACTGGTGCTCGCCATCGGACTGGTGGTGGACGATGCCATCATCGTGGTGGAGAACGTCAGCCGGCATCTGGAAGAAGGGATGACGCCGTTCGACGCGTCGATCAAGGCTGCGCGCGAGCTGGCTAATCCGATTATTGCGATGACCATCGTGCTGATCGCGGTGTATGTGCCGATCGGCTTCATGAGCGGTCTGACCGGTGCGCTGTTTACCGAGTTCGCATTTACGCTGGTGGGTACTGTGACCCTGTCGGCGGTGATCGCACTGACGCTGTCACCGATGATGAGCTCGCGGCTGCTGAAGGCACCCAGGAAGGAAGGCGGCAACTGGCAGGATCATCTGGTGATATGGCTGGACAAACGCTTCGAGCGCCTGCATGTGTGGTACGAGAGACGATTGCATGGCGTGCTCAATCATGTATCCGTTATTGCGGTATTCGCAGTGCTGGTGCTGGGCGGTATCTATTTCCTCTATAGCACGTCGATGTCCGAACTGGCGCCTCAGGAAGACCAGGGCGTGCTGATCGCGGCTTCGTTCAGCGCGCCGGATGCGACGCTCAAGCAACGCGAGGCGTATGGCGATCAGGTGCACGATGTGTTCAAGGGACACCCCGAAACCGACCACATATTCCAGTTGAATATGCCGACGCAGGTGATTACCGGTATGGTGCTCAAGCCGTGGAACGAGCGTATCAAAACGGCGGGCGAGTTGCAGCCCGAGGTGCAAAAGCAGCTGGCGCAGATCGCCGGCTCGCAGAATGCGCTGTTCCAGCCGCCGCCTTTGCCTGGTGCACGCGGCTTGCCGATACAGTTCGTGATTACCACGACTGAACCATTCTCCAAGCTGTTCGAAGTGTCGCAGAAATTCCTGCAGGATGCGCAAAAGACAGGTGAATTCATTTTCCTGCAGTCCGATTTGCGTATCGACCTGCCGCAGACCACCGTGGTGATCGACCGCAATATGGCCGCGCAAATCGGCTTGAGCATGCAGGATATCGGTTCCGCGCTGTCGGCGATGCTGGGCGGCGGCTATGTGAACTATTTCGAGCTGGGCGGGCGTTCCTACAAGGTGATCCCGCAAGTGGAGCAGCGCCATCGCCTGAATGCGGAACAGCTCAAGCAGTATTACCTGCGTACCGCCAGCGGGCAAATGGTGCCGCTGTCTACGGTAGCGCATCTGGAAACCGCTACGCAGCCGGAAACCATCAACCATTTCCAGCAGCAGAACATGGCGACGATACAGGGTGTCGCGTTCCCGACCATCTCGCAAGGTCAGGCGCTGCAACGGCTGCAGACTCTGGCCAAGGACACTTTGCCGTCCGGCTACAACTTTGATTATGCAGGTGCATCACGTCAGTTCATGCAGGAATCGGGCGGTCTGGTGCTTACTTTTTTCTTCGCCATCGTGATCATTTTCCTGGCGCTGGCGGCGCAGTTCGAGAGCTTCCGCGATCCGGTGATCATTCTGGTGTCGGTGCCGATGTCGATTGCCGGTGCGCTGATCTTCATTAATCTCGGCATCGGTCACGCCACGCTGAATATCTATACCGAAGTCGGTCTGGTGACGCTGATCGGTCTGGTGTCCAAACACGGTATCCTGATCGTGGAGTTCGCCAATAACCTGCAGCGTATGGGTGCAAGCAAGCGCGAAGCCATTGAGAAGGCAGCCGGCTTGCGTCTGCGGCCGATCCTGATGACGACCGCGGCGATGGTGCTGGGCGTGATGCCGCTGATCACTGCGAGCGGTGCTGGCGCGGTCAGCCGCTTCAACATGGGGCTGGTGATTGCCAGCGGCTTGTCGATAGGCACGCTGTTTACCCTGTTCGTTGTGCCTGGCGTATATATGCTGCTGGCGGCCGACCACAGCCACGAGGCGCGTGCGCTGGCACAGCGCGAGGGCAATGCCTGA
- a CDS encoding efflux RND transporter periplasmic adaptor subunit, with amino-acid sequence MTKGTTKRMIVMLLLVGLVFGGIYGFQQFRNKMIQKAIKGQGMPPQAVSTTVAQTSVWQPAVEAVGNLRAASGASLAAEVGGLVTAIHFESGETVKAGQLLVELNAAPLKAQLEQLKAAAALARQNYERDSAQLKVQALSQAAVDADAANLKSAQAQVAAQEATIAQKSIRAPFAGRLGIRQIDLGQFLAAGATIVNLQKLDPMYLDFSVPQTQIDLVHVGDKIAVQTSAMPGRTFTGSISAIEPLVDTATRNLRIRARIPNAKGELLPGMFATARVDEGGKREYITLPNSAIAYNPYGSTVYIVKDGGKGADGKPKLSVEQRFVTTGATRGDQVAVLTGLKAGETVVTAGQLKLHNGAPVFVNNSVPAANNPNPEVKDE; translated from the coding sequence ATGACTAAGGGAACGACCAAGCGCATGATCGTCATGTTGCTGTTAGTGGGGCTGGTATTCGGCGGCATTTACGGTTTTCAGCAGTTCCGCAACAAGATGATCCAGAAGGCCATTAAAGGGCAGGGCATGCCGCCGCAAGCCGTGTCCACTACCGTGGCGCAGACTTCCGTCTGGCAGCCTGCCGTTGAAGCCGTGGGCAACCTGCGTGCCGCCAGCGGCGCCAGTCTGGCTGCCGAAGTGGGCGGGCTGGTGACGGCTATCCATTTTGAATCCGGAGAAACAGTCAAGGCGGGTCAACTGCTGGTAGAGCTGAATGCGGCACCGCTCAAGGCGCAGCTGGAGCAGCTCAAGGCCGCAGCCGCGCTTGCCCGGCAAAACTATGAACGTGATTCCGCGCAGCTCAAGGTGCAGGCATTGAGCCAAGCTGCCGTGGACGCGGATGCGGCCAACCTGAAAAGTGCGCAGGCACAGGTCGCCGCTCAGGAAGCTACCATTGCGCAGAAATCCATCCGTGCGCCTTTTGCCGGACGCCTGGGTATCCGTCAGATAGATCTTGGTCAATTCCTTGCAGCCGGCGCCACGATCGTGAATCTGCAGAAACTGGACCCCATGTATCTGGACTTCAGCGTGCCGCAGACCCAAATCGATCTGGTTCACGTCGGCGACAAGATAGCAGTGCAAACCAGCGCCATGCCGGGCCGAACCTTCACCGGCAGCATTTCGGCAATCGAGCCGCTGGTGGATACCGCTACCCGCAACCTCAGGATACGCGCCCGCATCCCCAACGCCAAGGGCGAATTGCTGCCCGGAATGTTTGCAACGGCCCGGGTGGATGAAGGCGGCAAGCGCGAGTACATCACGCTGCCTAATTCGGCTATTGCCTACAATCCATACGGCAGCACGGTGTATATCGTCAAGGATGGCGGCAAGGGCGCGGATGGCAAGCCAAAATTGTCGGTGGAGCAGCGTTTCGTGACCACTGGTGCGACACGCGGCGATCAGGTGGCTGTGCTTACCGGTCTCAAGGCTGGCGAAACGGTAGTGACCGCCGGTCAGCTCAAGCTGCATAACGGTGCGCCGGTGTTCGTCAATAATAGCGTGCCCGCCGCGAACAATCCAAATCCCGAGGTGAAAGACGAATGA